From Bacillus pumilus, one genomic window encodes:
- a CDS encoding M24 family metallopeptidase yields MNRMKSLSSWLKEKDIQGAFIHTKENVFYLSGYFTEPHERVMGLFVFQEADPFFVLPKMEVEQAKNAGWSGDIIGYEDHENPFDFIQSAVEKRGVRATQLAIEKESIPLQRAEQLQAATGAETFVRAEEELNQLRLIKDESEIATLKKAAQLADEGVKIGVDALKEGITETEVLAVIEYELKKKGIQGMSFSTMVLFGEKSGEPHGNPGQTALKKGDFVLFDLGVIVDGYCSDITRTFIYQEASDKQKDIYQTVLNAEMAALEMSKPGVRIGDLDLKARGLITEAGYGDYFPHRLGHGLGVSVHEFPSMSQANDDLLQEGMVYTIEPGIYVPGVGGVRIEDDVLITADGPVTLTNYPKELTIIK; encoded by the coding sequence ATGAACCGAATGAAGAGCTTGTCTTCTTGGCTAAAGGAAAAAGACATTCAAGGTGCATTTATACATACAAAGGAAAATGTGTTTTATCTATCTGGATACTTCACAGAGCCGCATGAAAGAGTAATGGGGCTGTTTGTGTTTCAAGAGGCAGATCCATTTTTTGTTTTGCCTAAAATGGAAGTCGAGCAGGCGAAAAATGCTGGATGGTCAGGCGATATCATTGGTTATGAAGACCATGAGAATCCATTTGATTTCATTCAGTCAGCAGTAGAAAAACGCGGTGTAAGAGCAACTCAACTTGCAATTGAAAAAGAGTCGATTCCGCTTCAAAGAGCAGAGCAGCTTCAAGCTGCCACTGGGGCAGAAACTTTTGTCCGGGCAGAAGAAGAGCTCAATCAGCTAAGACTGATTAAAGATGAATCTGAAATTGCTACACTGAAAAAAGCCGCTCAATTGGCAGATGAAGGTGTAAAAATTGGGGTGGACGCCTTAAAAGAAGGAATCACCGAAACAGAAGTGCTCGCTGTCATTGAATATGAGCTAAAGAAAAAAGGCATTCAAGGCATGTCCTTTTCGACGATGGTTCTCTTTGGCGAAAAATCAGGAGAGCCTCACGGAAATCCAGGGCAGACAGCCTTAAAAAAAGGCGATTTTGTGTTATTTGACCTTGGTGTCATTGTTGATGGCTATTGCTCAGACATTACAAGAACTTTCATCTATCAGGAAGCTTCTGACAAGCAAAAGGACATCTATCAAACCGTCCTGAACGCAGAAATGGCGGCACTTGAAATGAGTAAGCCGGGCGTGAGAATTGGAGACCTGGACTTAAAAGCACGCGGGCTGATCACAGAAGCTGGATATGGGGACTATTTCCCTCACCGCCTTGGGCATGGTCTAGGGGTGTCTGTTCATGAGTTTCCTTCTATGAGCCAGGCAAATGATGATCTTCTCCAAGAAGGCATGGTGTATACGATCGAACCGGGGATCTACGTCCCAGGAGTCGGCGGCGTCAGAATTGAAGATGATGTACTGATCACAGCAGATGGTCCAGTCACTTTAACCAATTATCCGAAAGAGCTGACGATCATCAAGTAA
- the queE gene encoding 7-carboxy-7-deazaguanine synthase QueE has product MAKAIPVLEIFGPTIQGEGMVIGQKTMFVRTAGCDYSCSWCDSAFTWDGSAKHDIQWLHAEDIVKELKRIGGQAFSHVTISGGNPALLKQMESLIDLLHEEGIDTALETQGTMYQDWFLKIDDLTISPKPPSSKMKTDFTKLTRIIDELKSGNRLQHASLKVVIFDDHDLAYAKDVHAKYPELPFYLQVGNDDTTTGDDAYLLTHLLKRYEALVDQVAQDPDLNRVRVLPQLHTLLWGNKRGV; this is encoded by the coding sequence ATGGCTAAAGCGATTCCTGTATTAGAAATCTTTGGTCCGACCATTCAAGGAGAAGGGATGGTCATTGGACAAAAAACCATGTTTGTCAGAACAGCTGGCTGTGACTACTCTTGCAGCTGGTGTGATTCCGCCTTTACATGGGATGGCTCAGCGAAGCATGACATTCAGTGGCTTCACGCAGAAGACATTGTCAAAGAATTAAAAAGAATAGGCGGACAGGCTTTTTCTCATGTCACCATTTCAGGAGGAAACCCTGCCCTTTTAAAACAAATGGAATCACTCATTGATTTGCTGCACGAAGAAGGAATTGATACAGCGCTTGAAACACAAGGGACGATGTATCAGGACTGGTTTTTGAAAATCGATGATTTAACCATTTCTCCGAAGCCGCCAAGCTCAAAAATGAAAACAGATTTTACGAAACTAACACGAATCATAGATGAGCTGAAAAGCGGAAACAGATTGCAGCATGCAAGCCTGAAGGTCGTGATCTTTGACGATCATGATCTAGCCTATGCAAAGGATGTTCATGCGAAATATCCAGAGCTTCCTTTTTATCTGCAGGTAGGAAATGATGACACGACGACAGGTGATGATGCGTACTTATTGACGCATTTATTAAAGAGATATGAAGCGCTTGTCGATCAAGTAGCGCAAGATCCAGACTTAAATCGCGTAAGAGTGCTGCCGCAGCTGCACACATTATTGTGGGGAAATAAACGAGGCGTATAG
- a CDS encoding polysaccharide biosynthesis protein: MNRFVKGVILLSVAAFIAECIEFLVNMILARELGEHGMGLYMSILPIIMLVLVIASLELPVSISKFIAESHERLHKSMLRHAFKMTLVVTCTTTGIAAIVLPFIPVFQSYHPLMKGLVLSLIPIIAFTSIARGYFMGKQQMGRIALANMLKKTIQLICLFLFFHWYSFDIETAVLIAIGVIVASDLVVFIYLYSQYVMAKNAVNVRSVELRGIDVRKRLLAVSIPTTGMRIFHAIANAVEPFLIKGALIAAGISGTLAVDHYGMLAGVAMSIGFFPAFIAHSIMIVMIPNVSEAYALGQYDLVKKRVRQAILITFGYGVPAVMVMYYFAYPLTHLFFDSPQAAVYLQLLWPYFLCHLFVMPFQACLIGMGLIKDVFLHNIWVHVVSFSMVYFLGSIESLNMMGVILGMNTGMLLLTALHYATICKELGVSMFLRMKKA, translated from the coding sequence ATGAATCGATTTGTAAAAGGGGTCATTCTGCTATCTGTCGCAGCTTTCATTGCGGAGTGTATAGAGTTTTTAGTCAATATGATTTTAGCGAGAGAGCTTGGAGAACATGGAATGGGTCTATATATGAGTATCCTTCCAATCATCATGCTTGTCCTTGTGATCGCCAGCTTAGAGCTGCCAGTCTCCATTTCTAAATTCATTGCAGAATCGCATGAGCGGCTCCACAAAAGTATGCTCCGCCATGCGTTTAAAATGACGCTTGTGGTGACATGTACAACAACGGGGATCGCAGCGATTGTACTGCCGTTCATTCCTGTATTTCAGTCATATCATCCGCTCATGAAAGGGCTGGTGCTGTCTCTTATTCCGATTATTGCGTTTACCTCTATCGCACGCGGCTATTTTATGGGAAAGCAGCAAATGGGCAGGATCGCTCTCGCCAATATGCTGAAGAAAACGATCCAGCTTATCTGCTTGTTTTTGTTTTTTCATTGGTATTCGTTTGATATTGAAACAGCGGTACTCATTGCCATCGGTGTCATTGTCGCGAGTGATCTCGTCGTCTTTATTTATTTATACTCCCAATACGTCATGGCGAAAAATGCTGTCAATGTCAGGTCTGTTGAATTAAGAGGGATTGACGTGAGAAAGCGCCTCTTAGCCGTTTCCATTCCGACAACGGGCATGCGGATTTTTCATGCGATCGCCAATGCGGTTGAACCGTTTTTAATCAAAGGAGCGCTTATTGCAGCAGGCATCTCTGGCACACTTGCTGTTGATCATTACGGCATGCTGGCTGGTGTCGCGATGTCGATTGGTTTTTTCCCAGCGTTTATCGCCCATTCCATCATGATTGTGATGATTCCCAATGTATCTGAAGCCTATGCATTAGGTCAGTATGATCTTGTGAAAAAACGTGTCAGGCAGGCAATACTCATTACGTTTGGGTACGGGGTGCCGGCAGTGATGGTGATGTATTATTTTGCTTATCCGCTCACACATCTCTTTTTTGATTCACCGCAAGCTGCTGTCTATTTACAGCTGCTTTGGCCGTACTTTTTATGCCACCTGTTTGTGATGCCATTTCAAGCGTGTTTAATCGGTATGGGGCTCATTAAAGATGTGTTCCTACATAATATATGGGTGCATGTCGTCTCGTTTTCTATGGTCTATTTTCTTGGTTCAATTGAAAGCTTAAATATGATGGGGGTTATATTAGGGATGAATACGGGGATGCTGCTGCTGACTGCACTGCATTATGCGACGATATGTAAGGAGCTCGGCGTTTCCATGTTTCTTAGAATGAAAAAAGCTTGA
- a CDS encoding LacI family DNA-binding transcriptional regulator produces the protein MPNIREIAKRAGVSVTTVSRVLNDHPYVKEEKRERVLHAMKELKYTRNIQAVHLAKGYSNMLGIVLPTIDHSYFSRLVTGIAEKAQACGMHFALFQTGYDPLKEKEALMSLKERRVDGLIFCSNALSDRDILRWQESGPIIFCHPAPFEDCSTVSIAHDQAFKEGLHHLAACGHQRIAIVLARIEGANSQSRLQAYQDMMKSLGQEIDEEWIIEGKLTLFDGKQLFTEWQEMKNRPTALFITNDDVSAGFLLEAQRHDIKAGESPAILGFQNDQLSEALGISSIDIPLKRMGQEAFDLFDRAVKGEAPEKRMLPFRLIERSTTVFKNNR, from the coding sequence ATGCCAAACATAAGGGAGATTGCGAAAAGAGCGGGCGTATCTGTGACAACTGTATCACGTGTGTTGAATGATCATCCTTATGTCAAAGAAGAAAAACGAGAACGAGTGCTACATGCGATGAAAGAGCTCAAATATACGAGAAACATTCAGGCTGTACATTTAGCAAAGGGCTATTCAAATATGCTTGGCATCGTTCTTCCAACGATTGATCATTCTTATTTCAGCAGACTTGTCACAGGGATTGCCGAGAAAGCACAGGCGTGCGGTATGCATTTTGCTTTGTTTCAAACAGGGTATGATCCTTTAAAAGAAAAAGAAGCATTGATGAGTTTAAAAGAGCGCCGCGTGGATGGGTTAATCTTTTGCTCAAATGCGTTAAGTGATCGAGACATTTTAAGGTGGCAGGAATCCGGGCCTATTATTTTTTGCCATCCGGCGCCTTTTGAAGACTGCTCAACGGTGTCGATCGCACATGATCAAGCATTTAAAGAAGGGCTGCATCATTTAGCAGCATGCGGGCATCAGCGAATCGCGATTGTACTAGCCAGAATAGAAGGCGCAAACAGCCAGTCACGACTTCAAGCTTATCAAGATATGATGAAATCGCTCGGGCAGGAGATTGATGAAGAATGGATCATCGAAGGGAAGCTCACACTTTTTGATGGAAAACAATTATTCACAGAGTGGCAGGAGATGAAGAATCGCCCCACAGCATTATTCATCACAAATGACGACGTATCAGCAGGCTTTTTATTAGAGGCGCAGCGTCATGATATAAAAGCAGGAGAATCTCCAGCCATACTCGGCTTTCAAAATGATCAATTGAGTGAGGCTTTGGGGATTTCCAGCATTGATATTCCGCTTAAACGTATGGGTCAGGAAGCGTTTGACTTGTTCGACCGGGCCGTAAAGGGAGAGGCACCAGAAAAAAGAATGCTACCATTTCGCCTGATCGAGCGTTCAACTACCGTTTTCAAAAACAATCGTTGA
- a CDS encoding YkvS family protein, translated as MKIAKIGNVIEFRNGLTGVVEKVNENSVIVDVTIMDNYRDLELDSLTVVNHKNYKIIKDSVH; from the coding sequence TTGAAGATTGCAAAAATTGGAAATGTGATCGAATTTAGAAATGGTTTAACAGGTGTAGTTGAAAAAGTGAATGAAAACTCTGTCATTGTGGATGTCACCATTATGGACAACTATAGAGATTTAGAACTGGATTCACTAACAGTCGTTAATCATAAAAACTATAAAATCATCAAAGACTCCGTACATTAA
- the glcT gene encoding glucose PTS transporter transcription antiterminator GlcT, with the protein MFMESFTVDKALNNNVIIARHPSWGEVVLIGKGIGFGKKSGDVLDQDTFEKMFVLKNTKEQTEYKQLLHHIDENMIELANDVIYHIREKMGHRLNEHIHIALTDHIAFSFKRVQQGYDITNPFMLETKSLYPKEYEVAKEVVELINERSDVETKLPEGEIGFIALHIHSALTNRPLSEVNRHSQLITQMVQVIEDSFHMKVDRESIHYLRLLRHITFSIERIKREESLEEPEKLLHLLKNEYPLCYNTAWKMIKILQHALKKPVQDAEAVYLTLHLYRLTNKIS; encoded by the coding sequence ATGTTCATGGAATCCTTCACCGTTGATAAAGCGTTAAATAATAATGTCATCATCGCAAGACACCCTTCTTGGGGCGAAGTGGTTCTAATTGGGAAAGGAATCGGCTTCGGGAAAAAATCGGGTGATGTTCTCGATCAAGACACATTTGAAAAAATGTTTGTCCTTAAAAATACAAAAGAACAAACAGAATATAAACAGCTGCTTCACCACATTGATGAGAACATGATCGAGCTTGCCAATGACGTCATTTATCATATACGAGAAAAAATGGGGCACCGTTTGAATGAGCATATTCATATTGCCCTGACTGACCATATTGCCTTTAGTTTTAAGCGGGTGCAGCAAGGATATGATATCACCAATCCCTTTATGCTTGAGACTAAATCGCTGTATCCAAAAGAATACGAGGTCGCAAAGGAAGTCGTTGAGCTGATTAACGAGCGTTCAGATGTCGAAACAAAGCTGCCAGAAGGAGAGATTGGTTTTATTGCGCTCCATATTCACTCGGCTTTGACGAATCGGCCCTTATCTGAGGTGAACCGTCATTCGCAGCTTATTACGCAGATGGTCCAAGTCATAGAAGATTCATTTCATATGAAAGTAGACCGTGAAAGTATTCATTATTTACGCTTATTGCGCCATATTACATTTTCGATTGAGCGCATTAAACGGGAAGAATCATTAGAGGAGCCAGAAAAATTGCTTCATCTATTGAAAAATGAATATCCTTTATGCTACAATACTGCTTGGAAAATGATCAAAATATTACAACATGCATTGAAAAAGCCTGTACAGGATGCGGAGGCTGTCTACCTGACACTTCATCTGTACAGATTGACAAATAAAATTTCATAG
- a CDS encoding heavy metal translocating P-type ATPase: MNENTALYQTTNQKESKWSLHQWAQHGELIAAGISGILILIGWILKDESMWSIPLFILAFIIGGFAKAKEGIEETISSKSLNVELLMIFAAIGSAIIGYWAEGAILIFIFSLSGALETYTSNKSKKDLTALMSIAPDEATLIEEDGTTIQISASSLTPGDRIMIKAGERIAADGVILSGRTSVDESALTGESVPQEKGQGEDVFAGTVNLNGSLTVEVTKHNEETLFHKIIKLVESAQESVSPSQAFIEKFEGAYVKGVLITVAILMVLPHFVLGWSMSETFYRAMVFMVVASPCALVASIMPAALSLISNGARNGMLVKGSVFLEKLGTSSMIAFDKTGTITSGKPAVDQVVIAKGQEEAAFYQALYQIESQSNHPLAKAISDMAKEHHIERSAHVTIEETSGFGVKAQLNGETWRIGKKDFAGKASMDREIEEKEDYLSEKGYTVVYVQKDQEVVGCLGLKDQIRPEAKKMIQELNDLGIQTVMLTGDQQKTAEAIAQEAGIQTVVAECLPDEKVHEVNQLKKQGNSIIMVGDGINDAPALATADVGVAMGGGTDVALETADLILMKNNLNNLTKMIRLSRKMNRIIKQNIIFSLTVICLLICANFLQVLDLPFGVIGHEGSTILVILNGLRLLRAS, translated from the coding sequence ATGAATGAGAATACAGCACTTTATCAAACAACAAATCAAAAGGAATCGAAATGGTCCCTTCATCAATGGGCACAGCACGGAGAATTAATAGCAGCAGGTATCTCGGGGATTCTCATTTTGATTGGATGGATTCTAAAGGATGAGAGCATGTGGAGTATTCCTTTATTTATCCTTGCGTTTATAATTGGAGGTTTTGCAAAGGCGAAGGAAGGAATTGAAGAAACCATTTCGTCTAAAAGCTTGAATGTTGAACTTTTAATGATTTTCGCAGCCATAGGCTCAGCTATCATTGGATATTGGGCAGAGGGCGCTATCTTAATTTTTATTTTCTCACTAAGTGGTGCGCTTGAAACGTATACGTCAAATAAAAGCAAGAAGGATTTAACAGCTTTAATGAGCATCGCACCAGATGAAGCGACTTTAATTGAAGAAGATGGCACGACCATTCAAATCTCTGCTTCATCTTTAACACCAGGTGACCGTATCATGATCAAAGCTGGGGAACGTATTGCAGCAGATGGTGTGATTTTAAGCGGGAGAACAAGTGTAGATGAATCTGCGCTCACTGGCGAGTCTGTACCACAAGAAAAAGGGCAGGGCGAAGACGTGTTTGCAGGAACAGTGAACTTAAATGGTTCCTTAACGGTAGAAGTCACCAAACATAATGAAGAAACGCTTTTCCATAAAATTATTAAGCTTGTCGAATCGGCTCAAGAAAGTGTGTCGCCAAGCCAGGCATTTATTGAAAAATTCGAAGGTGCGTATGTAAAAGGTGTACTGATCACCGTCGCGATTTTAATGGTTCTACCTCATTTTGTACTAGGCTGGAGCATGAGTGAAACCTTCTACCGGGCCATGGTATTTATGGTTGTTGCATCACCTTGTGCGCTTGTTGCATCCATTATGCCAGCTGCTTTGTCACTGATTTCAAACGGCGCAAGAAACGGAATGCTTGTCAAAGGAAGCGTCTTTTTAGAAAAGCTAGGCACAAGCAGCATGATAGCTTTTGATAAAACGGGGACGATTACAAGCGGAAAGCCGGCTGTAGATCAAGTTGTGATAGCTAAAGGACAAGAGGAAGCTGCTTTTTATCAGGCGCTTTATCAAATTGAAAGTCAATCAAACCACCCGTTAGCGAAAGCGATCTCTGATATGGCAAAAGAGCACCACATAGAAAGATCAGCTCATGTCACCATTGAAGAAACCTCTGGTTTTGGTGTAAAGGCACAATTGAATGGAGAAACGTGGCGGATTGGGAAGAAAGACTTTGCCGGCAAGGCTTCAATGGACCGCGAGATCGAAGAGAAGGAAGATTATCTTTCTGAAAAAGGATACACAGTGGTGTATGTTCAAAAGGATCAAGAAGTCGTTGGTTGCCTTGGTCTTAAGGATCAAATTAGACCTGAAGCTAAAAAAATGATTCAAGAGCTGAATGATTTAGGCATCCAAACCGTTATGCTGACAGGAGATCAGCAAAAAACGGCTGAAGCCATTGCGCAGGAAGCCGGCATCCAAACGGTTGTCGCTGAGTGCCTTCCAGATGAAAAGGTACATGAGGTCAATCAACTTAAAAAACAAGGTAATTCCATCATCATGGTAGGAGACGGAATAAATGATGCACCGGCACTCGCCACAGCAGATGTAGGGGTTGCGATGGGCGGAGGCACAGACGTGGCCTTAGAAACAGCAGATCTGATCTTAATGAAGAACAATTTAAATAACTTAACAAAGATGATCCGTCTTTCAAGAAAGATGAATCGAATCATTAAGCAAAATATTATTTTCTCATTAACGGTGATTTGTTTGTTAATTTGTGCGAATTTCTTACAAGTGCTTGATTTGCCTTTTGGCGTCATCGGGCATGAAGGAAGTACGATTTTGGTCATTTTAAATGGACTGCGTCTTCTTCGGGCATCTTAA
- a CDS encoding cell wall hydrolase — MMKIHTALFVILMLVAAMKMDNLQEQQGTLSHELSQAPVKHELSYIDQDDHDQVIPAFSEEKRQPKVKMLSTSTEEKSSKTKQKKRVKSETTNEESAKRYSNEEMELLSRLVHAEAKGESYAGKKAVASVVLNRVEHRSFPDSVKGVIYQRNAFQPVSNGSIHDKADQDSVKAVKQVVKEHDRTTKAIYFYNPKTATDNWIRSRKIVERIGRHVFAV, encoded by the coding sequence ATGATGAAAATTCATACAGCTCTTTTTGTCATCCTTATGCTGGTCGCAGCCATGAAGATGGACAACCTACAAGAGCAGCAAGGCACATTAAGTCACGAACTTTCACAAGCACCTGTTAAGCATGAGCTTTCATATATAGATCAAGATGATCACGATCAAGTCATCCCAGCATTTTCAGAGGAGAAGCGACAGCCGAAAGTCAAAATGCTAAGTACGTCTACAGAAGAAAAGTCTTCAAAAACGAAGCAAAAGAAAAGAGTAAAATCAGAAACGACGAATGAGGAAAGCGCCAAACGCTATTCTAATGAAGAAATGGAGCTACTCTCACGATTGGTACACGCTGAAGCGAAAGGTGAATCTTACGCAGGTAAAAAAGCTGTGGCAAGCGTCGTCTTAAACAGGGTGGAGCATCGCTCGTTTCCTGACAGTGTCAAAGGTGTTATTTATCAGCGAAATGCTTTCCAGCCAGTATCGAATGGAAGTATCCATGATAAAGCAGATCAAGATTCTGTTAAAGCTGTGAAACAGGTAGTGAAAGAACATGACAGAACAACAAAGGCCATCTATTTTTATAATCCCAAAACGGCAACAGATAACTGGATTCGTTCCCGCAAAATTGTAGAACGTATCGGTCGTCACGTATTTGCCGTATAA
- the queF gene encoding preQ(1) synthase, which produces MTTRKPEELEGVTLLGNQGTNYLFDYAPQVLETFPNKHTNRDYFVKFNCPEFTSLCPQTGQPDFATVYISYIPNEIMVESKSLKLYLFSFRNHGDFHEDCMNIIMNDLIELMDPRYIEVWGKFTPRGGISIDPYTNYGKPGTKYEEMASYRMMNHDMYPETIDNR; this is translated from the coding sequence ATGACGACAAGAAAACCAGAAGAATTAGAAGGTGTCACTTTACTAGGAAATCAAGGGACCAATTATTTGTTTGATTATGCACCACAAGTGCTTGAAACGTTTCCGAATAAACATACAAATAGAGATTATTTTGTGAAATTCAACTGCCCAGAATTTACGTCACTTTGTCCGCAAACAGGTCAGCCTGATTTTGCGACAGTTTATATCAGCTATATCCCAAATGAAATCATGGTCGAAAGTAAATCACTAAAATTATATTTGTTCAGCTTCCGTAACCATGGTGACTTTCATGAGGATTGTATGAACATTATTATGAACGATCTCATTGAATTGATGGACCCAAGATACATTGAAGTGTGGGGCAAATTTACACCAAGAGGCGGTATTTCAATTGACCCGTATACGAACTACGGAAAACCTGGTACCAAATATGAAGAAATGGCATCATATCGTATGATGAACCATGATATGTATCCAGAAACGATTGATAATCGCTAA
- the stoA gene encoding endospore biogenesis thiol-disulfide oxidoreductase StoA: MNRKYLPASLLMMTLLLLLIGNDAEAKESVMAPRIEAPTLTGDTQMIPPKGKKTILHFWTTWCPSCKMELPVFDQIVKENQSDVDILTVNLLGAEQSKHAVAEFVKDRKFTFPVILDEHGEMMKKYQIITIPTTFLINEKGEIVKNHVGPLTKKQIKEWTDF; this comes from the coding sequence ATGAATCGTAAATATCTACCCGCCAGTCTTCTCATGATGACCCTGCTTCTATTACTCATAGGCAACGATGCTGAAGCAAAAGAATCCGTTATGGCGCCAAGGATAGAGGCTCCTACATTAACTGGTGATACGCAGATGATTCCGCCGAAAGGAAAAAAGACCATCCTGCATTTTTGGACAACATGGTGCCCGTCCTGCAAAATGGAACTGCCCGTATTTGACCAAATCGTGAAAGAAAATCAGAGTGATGTTGATATCTTAACCGTGAATTTACTAGGGGCTGAACAAAGTAAACATGCGGTTGCCGAATTTGTGAAAGACAGAAAGTTTACATTCCCGGTCATTCTAGATGAGCACGGAGAAATGATGAAGAAATACCAAATCATCACCATTCCAACCACCTTTTTGATAAATGAAAAAGGGGAAATAGTGAAAAATCATGTAGGTCCACTGACGAAAAAACAAATCAAAGAGTGGACGGATTTTTAG